The genomic interval GTGTATAATAATGGTAAAACAATTTCTTGTGTTAGCGTTTCATTGAACACACAGGATTATTTAGTTCTCGTCACGAATACCATAAATATGGAAATTTCGTGAAGTTCGTAAATAAGACGATATAGGAAATCCACTTAAAGATCTTTTGTTATGGAGGTGTCTCATGGAGGATGAATTAAATCTCATAGAGGATGAAATAAAGCGAATTAAGAATAATCAATCGAAAATAATATTCTATTTCATGCTTTCGATTGCAATAATTGGATCAATGATAATATTGCTTCTGAATATCTATCGCTTTACTTTAGCTGATATCCTCACTTCCTTTATTGCGCCATTTATTGAGATACTGGGTTATATTATTTTCTTGATTTGTTCACTGATTGTTTTTGTGTATTTTGTCGTAAGTAAATCCTTCAATAGGGCAAGAAGAGGAATACCTTTTTTGTTGAATCTAATTATTTTTATTTTGGTGTTAATTGTTCCTTTTACCTCAATAGTTTTAGATTTAGATTATCGCTTCAATAAGGAAGAAAGAGAAGATGTAGTTCGAATGGTATTGGATGGCACACTGAAACCGAATGTATCTGATAATGAAAAATTGATTCGTTTGCCAGAGGAATATAAGAAACTTTCCAAAGGCGGTGGTGAGATCGTGGTTCAAGGATACGGACAGAGCGATCAAATTCTTTTTTTTGCCTATCGTGGAATATTAGGTAATATGGCTGGATTTATTTATACCGCTAATGATAGCGCCCCTGATGAAATGCTTTTTGGCGGAGACTTTATGGAAGTGAAAAAACTGAATAAGAATTGGTATTCGGTTAGAGCTACGTAAAATAGATTTCATATATGTTCACGCAAAAGATCGTTTTCACCGATCCTCAGTCAGCAGAGGCATTTCGAGTTAACGGATTCATGAGGACACTTACGAGAGTAATTCGTCGGATGGCAGTAAATCATTACGTTAACGGGACGTGATAGCTCAATAAAACACGACGGCAGCTGCAGAAACAAAAGCGCATGTACGACTGAAACAATCGTACTCGATATAACGTTCTTAAATGTGAGGTGATAATTCATGATTAAATGGGTGTTAACATTAGCGGCAGCATTAGTGCTGCTATCGGGCTGCAGTGAGAAGTCGGGCAGACCTAGTGACAATATGACTAATCCTACTACTGCTCCTGCACCGGGGGAGACGTTTACGCCTTTAGCGAAGCCGGAAGCGTTTCCCGCTGTGTCTAACCCTTATGATGCCGACCAAGCAGCGGAGAACGGCGATATCGTGAACGTTCACGGGAAAATGTACAATATCGACAAGTGGAAGCTGTTTCTTGCGAATCTAGATGTTGGCGTGCCGGATCAAGTGCGTATTACGCAGTATACGATTGAAGGTGACCCGATCTTCTATGAGCTAGTCTATGACGGGGCTGAAGTGATTACGTATACGTACGACAACTCGCGTGACGGGTTCGGCAGCAATGCAGGTCGTCCGAGCACGTTGTGCCGAGGCATTGAGCTCGAGGAGGACAAGGAGTTAGGCTCCCATTACAAGCTAACCGGATGCGATTCTGAAACCAGTAATACGTTCTGGTTTACGAACGTAGAGTCGGAAGCTGAGCAGGGCAGCCAATAAGAACAATATACTCTTCCTTCATTTAGCTAACGAGGAGCGTTAGTGCAATAGCACATAACGACGAGCAGGCACTGCGGTAGCCTGCTCGTTTTATTAAACTAACGGACAGGTTAGTTTAATGAAATTCTCGAATACGTTATATATGGAACATTCTCGAAGTTCGTAAATATGACGTTAGCTGAATTTAAATAAATAGTAGTAGGGTGAACCCAATGACAAAAACATTTCAGTTTGAAACAAAAACAATACAGGGAAATGAAGAACTTATTATTGACATACAACCAATAATTAATGAATGTAACAAATTTCTGATTCTTACTACAACCAGAAAAATTATCGAATTGAATACAAATGAGAATGTGTTTAAAGAGCTATTTATTTTTGATAATGAAGAAATAATATTTGAAGAGAAAGTGTCTCTACTTGTCTCGCCAAATGCTGAGTTAATTGCTGTATATAATACTTTTGGCAGACAGGGAATTGTAATAGATATTACTTCAATGAAGACCATAATGCGATTTAATCGTGATGATTATTATAATGAACAAACCATTTTTCCGGTTGCATTTGTCAATTATGATGCTCAACTTTTATTAATTCATGGTACAAAGTGGAATCGACTGGATATTACAAATCCAATCGTTTATCAAGTACTAACTGATAGAAATGATCCGGAATATGAATTAACTGAAAGTAAATCAATCAATTCAGAACATTATTTAGATTATTTTCATGGACAACTCGTAGTTTCACCTGATAATAAATGGATTGTTGATAATGGATGGGTGTGGCACCCTGCGGGGTGTGTGACAGGTTGGAGCATTCTTGAATGGATAGAAAATCGATGGGAATCGGAAGATGGAATGAGCAAAAAAAATCTCTGGAGTGGAAAAGAGGATTGGAACGATCCATTATGTTGGGTAAGTGATAATGAGATTGGATTAGTAGGTAGAAACAATTATGATTTCATTGATGAAGATGAGCCACATGGGTGGATTTTCAGAGTGATTAATCGGGAGACAGGAAATGTAGTTAAGGAGTTTCCAATAGAGTCAGGTAATATTTTTATGGATACATATTTGTTCTCTTGTTTAAAGGAAACAGGAATGAAAATATATGATATAAATAGTGGAATTGTACTGTTCGAAGACGAGAAAATAAATCCATGTAACTATCATCATAAATCTAAAGAGTTTATTGGTTTTGATAATGAAAAAATAATGATCTATAAGTTAATCGAAGAAGAATGTAACTGTAGCTAACACAGACACATCTTCGAGGCTTAGTTGTTCGAATGGCAGTAAATTAAGAAGCAGCCGATGACAACGATCGGCTGCCTCTTGATCGTAGACCTAACAGTGCTATAAGTAAATATGATAAATAATTATAAAAATTTAGAAGTTAGGCACTAGTATTAAAAGCTCTATCATTCATTTGAAAAATGATAATTTCGACGATGTTGATCTAAATGGCGATTTAATGATGGATAATTCATAACTGGAATTGTCCGAATGATTAGCTCAGTCCAATTCTGCGCGAGTGAACAGATCGTAAATAAGCACTTCATCCTCACAAGCGAATTTGAACGCCCATGCGAACTGTTCTAATGCGGCTCCATTACTCGAGTAGGCACAGAACATATCTGCTTCCGGGTCAAAATGAATCGTTTCCGCGAGTTCCGGCATCCGCTCATTCAAGAACACCGCCGCCAGTGAAGCCCAGTCGTAACCGTTGCCTTCGAACCCCTCGTCCGCCCGGGTGCCGAATAGTTCGGCCAAATAGCTACCGACCGTCAGAATGACAGATTTGCCGCCATTATTTTGTTTCACGATGGTAAAGGGGGCCACATCCTTCGTTTCTCCTGCAGCTGACAATGACTGTGCAGCTTCCGCTTCCGCGGAAAGCTTTGCTATAACCGCACTGCGTGCCTCATCCGTGAAGCGGAGAACCCTGTTCTCCTCAACGATAAGGCCTTCCGCGATCCGCCCATCCAGCCAATCGCTGATGAAGCCAGGAGCGTACCCTCCTTGGCCGAATTCGCCGCCGAAAGCGATCATTTGCTCATAGGTATCCAGATACTGCTGACGGCTGGTAGTCGGGTAAGCGTTGGTGTATAGCCAGAACTGGACATCGTACATGAGATGAGACCGTTCATCCGCATGAAATGAGAAATGGTTCTTCTCCTGGACGATCCGGGTACAGACACTGCGTATTTTGGACTCCAGCCCGTCAACCTCAGAGGCCAGACCGCAGAGTTCCGTGAGCAGTGGAGAGAATTTTCCTTCAGCCACTTTGCGCAGATCGTTCTCTTTATCTTCTTCAGTAGTGTCGTAATCCTCATCATTCACCAGACCACGGATGAACGACTCGAAGTTGGGTGCCAGGAATGTGATCTCGTAATCATCTTCCTGATCGACATGAATGACTTCAGGTTCGCCGTCCTTCCCACAGCGACGGTAGTCCAGCATCACAACATCGTGCCCTGCCGAAGGGCAATCACAGATTACCACGCCGATATCCGGATAACCCCATTCTTCAATCATGAATGGACTGCCGAGATCACCGCAGATAGAGTAGCTTTTATCGCGTCCGATCCC from Paenibacillus sp. FSL K6-3182 carries:
- a CDS encoding Imm51 family immunity protein, with amino-acid sequence MEQELSAQILQWHEDDEHQQIVDTLMKIPPANRDYDMISSMGRAYNNLSLYKKALEQFAIIAEQGKNDPLWYFRVGYSYYYMKRYEEAAGVLSTALELDPDDQHSARLLDWSHSKWQKQQKAESLRTLSKQKKDQGAIPFEGMDLDSFWEDSNYAREQYVSDPPTDELISSVEEELGYKLPAAYIALMKHQNGGIPHNTSFPTDEATSWAEDHIAITGIMGIGRDKSYSICGDLGSPFMIEEWGYPDIGVVICDCPSAGHDVVMLDYRRCGKDGEPEVIHVDQEDDYEITFLAPNFESFIRGLVNDEDYDTTEEDKENDLRKVAEGKFSPLLTELCGLASEVDGLESKIRSVCTRIVQEKNHFSFHADERSHLMYDVQFWLYTNAYPTTSRQQYLDTYEQMIAFGGEFGQGGYAPGFISDWLDGRIAEGLIVEENRVLRFTDEARSAVIAKLSAEAEAAQSLSAAGETKDVAPFTIVKQNNGGKSVILTVGSYLAELFGTRADEGFEGNGYDWASLAAVFLNERMPELAETIHFDPEADMFCAYSSNGAALEQFAWAFKFACEDEVLIYDLFTRAELD
- a CDS encoding DUF4362 domain-containing protein translates to MIKWVLTLAAALVLLSGCSEKSGRPSDNMTNPTTAPAPGETFTPLAKPEAFPAVSNPYDADQAAENGDIVNVHGKMYNIDKWKLFLANLDVGVPDQVRITQYTIEGDPIFYELVYDGAEVITYTYDNSRDGFGSNAGRPSTLCRGIELEEDKELGSHYKLTGCDSETSNTFWFTNVESEAEQGSQ